A segment of the Lycium barbarum isolate Lr01 chromosome 7, ASM1917538v2, whole genome shotgun sequence genome:
AAAATAAACTAAGAAAATGGAATAAGGAACTTTGGAACCTAGAATCTCAATTAAGCTCAAGTCTAATCCAATGTCATGACTAACCGTCATTAATTATTCATAAGCCAATGTTACCGAAAATCCAAAAGATATATATAGACCCTTCTGAAAATAAAGCAGGTTATATGAGACTTAAAAATAAGTTTGATATTGTAAAAAGAAAGTAATTATATTCAAGGATGTGTATATATAAATTCAAAAAACATGGGAAAATTCTTGAATATTAGATTGACTGCATGTGTATTATACTTAATTTAAAATGATCTGatggtattttttttttacgCAGATAGTGTATAAAAGTCAAACACTTAGGCTCAACCCTGGTTCACATCCTTAAGACATTAATACACATTTTCTTagcccccgtttggccatgagaattattcactttattccggaattttttttttacttttttctggaatcagcgtttggccatgagaattccgaatacaacttgaagttgtattccggaataccaaaaactcaaaaaacttgtttttaaaaaaaaaatcacttttttacaactacatttcaccaaaaactacaatttcaaaaactatggttaaacacaactccaacttcaaaattccaaaaaaatgattttttttttttttgatatctatggacaaacggggtcTTAGTGTGGCGTGGCAGCAATATGGGAATCTAATCTGACAGTTAGTCCAACGATGTACTGTTTCAGTTCACCAACTCTGTTTCCTGCAGTTAAATGTTACTTGTGTGTGTAGTTAATATATTATAACGTGTTATATTTATTGTACACTTCTATACTTTCATCTTATTAAAATTACACAAAATAAATTCCCCAACCCCTACTCTAGATTTATGTTCTGTGTCGGTCGCTACTAAAGTGAAATCTTCCATAGTTTAGCGTACATGAGTCAAATTGTATAATTTAAAAGTGTTTTGGGATACTTTACCTTAATGTTTTGAAATaaactttttattttaaaaagttcTTCAGAGAAATGGTAGATATTATGTGTTGCAGtttcttttaaaaatataaaacttCTCAACATGTTGAAAGATAATACAGTCAACGTATATTTTCTTTTGTAGTGAGAATGGACAAGTGGAGCACGGGCAGGGATGTGAGGagttatttatgtatatatagttgtgTCTTGTAACTTCTTCCTGCGTTTACTTCttgatattttaaatttttttagttCTCCTAGTAAAAATCCTAACGCCCCCACTAAAGTGGATTACTAGTTTGTTTTGCGCAACTTTATGGTTCTGAAGCTTGCAGTTGCTATGAATTATGGTTCTGAAGCTTGCAGTTAATATGAATTTCCTAGACCATCGGACCCGATGAACATAGCAAAGAGTCTTATAACTAAGCTTATATTTTTTCAACTAAGTTAATGCTATGTACATTAAAACTATGCATTGATTTGGTTTCTGCACAAGATCTCAATATAGTACTTTATATAAAATGTATATATCACAAAGTATAAGAAGTTACATACGGAGTATATCAATTTCGAAACAATGAGAACGTGCAATGACAGTCTCTGATAAGAAGTTAACAACTTCAAGAACCCAGCCGACAGTAGCCTTGTGTCATGCCAAACTTTTTTGAACTGACATGCCAACCTTTACAAAAACATGTCGGAAGTTTTGGACCGTCAGGTCAAACTTCAAACCAAAATGTCGAAAGCTTTGGACTGTCATGTCAAACTTCAAACAAATGTGCCGGAAGTTTGGAGTTGCAAGCCAAACTTTAGACGAGAATATCGGAAGTCTGGGACTGCAAGGTCTAACTTCAAACAAATGTCTGAAGTTTACTTGCTCCTCTTATGTTAGGCTATGGCAAGCCACACTTTATATGTGTATGTCTGAAATTCAAACGCGAGGGTCTAAAGTTGATTTAAAACGGTTATACTTGCAAAAATTTAGGAACTTCCGCTATGGCTCAAATGGGGGTCCTGAAATGGGCTCTCTGTTCACTTCCCCCAGAAAGACCTGCAATGGCTGAAGATCCACATAGCCAAAAGCAAAAAGATAACTTTGTATCAACTTTCTGTTCAAAGTTGACACTCAGCAGAATCCTTTTCGGAGGAAATTTATAAATGGACTCCCATAAATCTTTTCAAGATTAGCAGATTCCATTTGCTTCTTAATTTTGTTGAAGAAACCAATGGAGTTCTTCAAGGATCACAGAGAAGGTTAACCCTTTCTTCTGAAGTTAAAGCAATGGAAAGATCTATCATTGCTGGGAGACTATTTTACTTTGAAATAGAACAGATTGCAAGTGCTTCGTCGTGCCATAACACAATAACCACAACAAGTGAATCTATAGAagttcattaaagatcaaacatGATGAAATTGCTTCATTGCACAGTACTTTCGGGAGAATAATAGTCAAGTTGATTCCAACATCTGATGATCAAAATTTTGATAAAACATGAAGTACAAGAATAGCAACCTAAGAGAAGCTTGAACTAGGGGGTGCGCCACCGAAACCTCCAGCCCCACGCCCAAATCCAGGTCTTCCACCACCACCCTACAGAAATAAAATTATAGTTTAAATTTAATACTGTTCTCAGACGACAAAGGAGCCTAAAATCTTGGGAAAACAAACAAAATTAGATGGTTCTTACTCTAGATTAATCAAGACTAAGAGAGCCAATGATCCAAAAGCAAGAAGAATGAGAGAGCATCCACAAGATTAGTACATTAATTAACAGAAACCCAAACGTTAGAGGACATCAGAACATTAGTGTCCACTAACGAATTGTTTTGAACAGGTAACATTTCCACCACATCAATTGCCATGCGGATCACATATTGCTCAAAGCAAAAAAGTTCAAGGAAATAGACAAGGTGTACCAAGAGTACTAAGCAATCAACATCCTGAAATACATTTTTCTACTTCCATAAAAGTTCAGCGATGGGGAAACCCAAAATGATACGGGCAATATGGGAAGTTCAGCATAGGAGAGAACTAATATGGGGACATCTGAATAAAATCCACCACAGTGCAATATTCTAAAGGGAATCTTTGTAGTGTAACTGTTACCCCATTGGCAGCTATTAAATGCATCAAGGGGGAAAAACAAGGTAGAAAGCAAGATAACAACAACACCAGGATTTTAAAATTCAGCAAGTAAATGACACATTGGCACCAAAGGATTGCAGGAACCTTTTACCGTGGTATGTTTTCCCCCATTTCAATTCCCCTTGAGGTGAAGGAAAGTGACTTTAGTTAAACaggaaaaaatgaaagaaatgtTGGTAAGCCTCATGCAATACAGAAAATCTACGAAACGGTGCACGTGCACTcttatatcaacaacaacaacaacaacaagaagcccagtataatcccaccatgtggggtctggggagggtagagtgtacgtagacctaacccccaccttgaaaggtagggcggctgtttccgaaagaccctcggctcaagagaggagacgTGCACTCTTATATCATACTTGATAATCCAGCTAAACGGATTGAAAACATAAGGACGTGAGGGCAACTAAAATAGGTTTTGCTATGTACTAGGGCGGAATTTAAAGTCACTACATAACAATTGCTATTTCATTCCCTACAAGCCTCAATACTAAACATCCTTCGAAAATCTAACACAATAAATAAAGGAAAATCATTTCTACTTACCCTAAATGCAGGCTGGTAGTCAGCTGGAGCTCCACCCTTCTCGCCTCCAAATTCACCAGGTGGACCTCTTGGACCAGCACGATACCCTTCCCTATCACCAAACCTTGGCCTATCACCCTCGAACCTTGGTGGTCCACTGCAAATACAAAGGAAGATACACCAAAATCAATTCAATAActcaaatatttattttttcaactCAAGTAACACATAAGGTTGTGAAAGTTACCGGGGCCTATCGCCTGGAGGTCCACCCATGGGACGACCAAGGGGCTTGGCGGACTTCTTCAAAGTAGCAGGAACAATTTCAGAAGGAAGATTGAGGTAAGTCCTGAGGAACTCAATGCCATCATTGGTAAGATACCAGTAGTAGTGCATCCAAGCAAAGGTCTCACGCACATACTCCTTCGACTTAAAGCTCTGCATCAGCTTGATCACTTGTAGGTTCGGCACATCAATGTTGGGATGTTTTGCCAAATTGTAGTCCTTCTTAGCAAAGCATACTCCCTCTACACCGCCGTAAATGTAAAATTCACAATAAATATCAACATCATTTAACTATTTCCGAAAGCATCCATatataaaagggaaaagggtcaaaaatgcccctctactttgggaaaagggctaaaaataacCTCCGAactaattttgggtcaaaaatacccctcctgtcattaaagttttcaaatatacccctgtcttaacggaaatccgcaacataacccgatttcatttttaaaaccgacccaaataaataaaaaacgCATATGGGTTGCCCGCTCCTAtgcctagtggctccagatgtaggactcgggaacaagttggtcgcatatggggtttttatgtagttgggtcgattttaaatggagcgggtttaaaaataaaattggaTTATGTTGCGGATTTCCGTtatgacaggggtatatttgaaaactttaatgacgggaggggtatttttgacccaaaattagttcggaggatatttttagcccttttcccaaagtagaggggcatttttgacccttttccctacaTAAAAACCAGAAGTAATAATGAAAGCCAAACCTTGGAAGAGGTACTTGGAGATCTCTCTCCTGTTCTTCTCTGGGATAATCTGAAAAACATTTTAATGAAATGCATAAACTATTCTGAAAGAGCTATTTTTTCTTTGTAATTAGTCAGTTAGATattcaaacaaaagaaaaattactTCTTATATGCAAATTAGTACTGATATTTCATAACAACTTTGAGCTATTAGCATGAGACGAAAACAAGAATTTATATTAATTAGTAAAAATCACTAGGAAAGTCATTTAACTTAACAAAAAATAGATTTTTACTTCTTAAACGCAAATTAACACTGCTATTTTCACCACGATTTTGAGCTAAGAACTCACAATTAACGTGTAAAAATCACTAAGAAAATCATTTAGATTTACAAAAAGTATATCTTTACAAAAATCATCACGATATTAATTTGTAAAATTCACTAGGAAAGTAATTAGATTTACACAAAGTATAATTTTACTGCTTAAACGCAAATTAGTACTGATATTTCATTACAATTTTGAGCTATTACCATGGGAAGAAAATAAAAACGTATATTAATTTTGTAAAAATCACTAGGAAAGTcataaaaaaaaacagatttttaCTTCTTAAACGCAAATTAGTACTGATATTTTCATCAAACGTATATTTAACATGTAAAAATCACTAGGAATTAAGAATTAATTTGGTAAATAGAAGCAAACACAACATTATTATTATCCGACTTGAGTAAAACAACATAATATATATCAAAAAGGATATATTTTTTTGGGTCTAGTTACTAGAGATAAATAGAAATAAGAATATCTTAGAGCGAATGTAGAAATAAAAAACATACCATATTGATTTcgttagagagaaaaaaaaaaaaaaaaagtgaagagtTGCTTGCAGAAAGAGGAAGAAATTAGGGTTTGGCAGAGATTTTAGGACCAAAAAAGCCTGTTCGGATTTGGGCTCTAAATTGTTTTCAACCCGCTATGTGCAATTTGGGCTTGGACAAGGTGATACCCGAGGCTTCTTATCGGGTGGATCGGATGGATAATATCGGTTATCGATTTTTAAATGTTTTAATCTGCTAGCCAACTAATAAGAtataagttggtagatatcgagTTTGCAATTATCGGATTGTTATTGAATGGTTTATCGGTTAAATCTAAGAGACAATAAAAATTAA
Coding sequences within it:
- the LOC132604292 gene encoding small ribosomal subunit protein eS10z-like; this encodes MIIPEKNRREISKYLFQEGVCFAKKDYNLAKHPNIDVPNLQVIKLMQSFKSKEYVRETFAWMHYYWYLTNDGIEFLRTYLNLPSEIVPATLKKSAKPLGRPMGGPPGDRPRGPPRFEGDRPRFGDREGYRAGPRGPPGEFGGEKGGAPADYQPAFRGGGGRPGFGRGAGGFGGAPPSSSFS